A DNA window from Luteolibacter luteus contains the following coding sequences:
- a CDS encoding DUF4190 domain-containing protein produces the protein MDYGKNQPGALSIAAFSLSCLGALSFGLLAIPGVICGHLARRRSLRDHAFAGAALIIGYCILGLFFGLPLLALGGMLQLSIPLTGNFSRELPADFSGLDPVVRTVEAQPAASGALGKLVEHYGSLLIVALLGLVVIVFAAWAAPRFGRWFQHRQLRRLMAINRSR, from the coding sequence ATGGATTATGGGAAGAATCAACCCGGCGCGCTCTCGATCGCGGCTTTTTCGTTGTCCTGCCTGGGAGCGCTCAGCTTCGGCCTGCTGGCGATTCCCGGCGTCATCTGCGGACATCTTGCGCGCAGGAGATCGCTTCGCGATCATGCCTTCGCGGGTGCGGCATTGATCATCGGCTACTGCATCCTTGGCCTCTTCTTCGGTCTGCCCTTGCTCGCCCTCGGCGGAATGCTGCAGCTTTCGATTCCTTTGACCGGAAACTTTTCGCGTGAGCTCCCGGCGGACTTCTCGGGCCTCGATCCCGTCGTCCGGACCGTCGAGGCCCAGCCGGCTGCTTCGGGAGCCCTCGGCAAGCTTGTGGAACATTACGGCTCCTTGCTGATCGTCGCGCTGCTCGGCCTTGTGGTGATCGTCTTTGCCGCTTGGGCCGCTCCTCGCTTCGGTCGCTGGTTCCAGCATCGTCAGTTGCGGCGCCTGATGGCGATAAATCGTTCACGCTAA